The following coding sequences lie in one Pontibacter sp. G13 genomic window:
- a CDS encoding GPP34 family phosphoprotein, which produces MNPLNASFSLAEQLIILSHRTEKPNYAIPVSTLSIGICGAMMMDLVKAENIRLEEGKVHIDRFETDLSEAHQMMLDRMAKSKKLRKPSYWISSNNMIAHKFRKVYEEQLVEAEVLRIERKKFLFIPYKITHLEKPETHEWFRDALRTQVFASNHLDPSYKPFLGLIQGCKLYKLIAEGKSEVKEAKSKITELMAKDPLSKGMETAMEEMQAAMIATIIASTTAANVATMSVNS; this is translated from the coding sequence ATGAACCCATTAAACGCTTCCTTTTCCCTAGCAGAACAACTCATCATCCTCTCCCATCGAACGGAGAAGCCCAATTATGCAATTCCCGTTTCGACGCTTTCCATTGGCATTTGCGGAGCCATGATGATGGATTTGGTTAAGGCCGAAAATATCCGGCTCGAAGAAGGCAAGGTCCATATCGACCGTTTTGAAACCGACCTTTCGGAAGCACACCAGATGATGCTCGACCGAATGGCCAAGTCCAAAAAATTGAGAAAGCCCAGCTATTGGATTTCTTCCAATAACATGATCGCCCATAAATTCCGGAAAGTGTATGAAGAGCAATTGGTCGAAGCGGAGGTCTTACGTATCGAGCGAAAGAAGTTCCTCTTCATTCCCTATAAAATCACACACCTCGAAAAACCCGAGACGCATGAGTGGTTCAGAGATGCGTTGCGGACGCAGGTATTCGCCTCGAATCACCTCGATCCTTCTTACAAGCCATTTTTGGGACTGATCCAAGGATGTAAATTGTACAAATTGATCGCCGAGGGGAAATCCGAAGTCAAGGAGGCTAAATCCAAGATCACGGAACTCATGGCCAAGGACCCCCTCTCCAAAGGAATGGAAACGGCCATGGAGGAAATGCAAGCCGCTATGATTGCCACCATCATCGCCTCTACCACCGCTGCGAATGTCGCGACAATGAGTGTGAACTCCTGA
- a CDS encoding hydroxymethylglutaryl-CoA reductase, with translation MSKFGYFPSKMPRQPEKLELPTGPFPQETWTGHIERFVGMTQVPTGLVGPLHILGQHMSGEVMVPLATTEGALVASYHRGAKATRLAGGIKTLITQEQVQRCPVFVMDHLGDVASFLTWLVDCLPEMQRIARQQTRFGSLISCEPLVEGNQVILTLNFHTGDAAGQNMVTFCTEAICRYILDQLPVQPKRWYIESNFSGDKKATQRAMTQARGKRVSAECELSAEVVQEALKSTPADIEAYWRSSTVNTVQSGAIGTMGHAANGLTALFLATGQDVACVSEASVGITRLEETESGGLYATVTLPNLIVGTVGGGTGLPTQGACLEFMQCAGTGHARKFAEICAALVLAGELSIAAALAAGHFARAHRSLGRTAKKA, from the coding sequence ATGTCTAAATTTGGATATTTTCCCAGCAAGATGCCTCGGCAGCCTGAAAAGCTGGAATTGCCTACTGGCCCATTTCCCCAAGAGACTTGGACTGGCCATATCGAGCGATTCGTAGGTATGACACAAGTTCCGACGGGCTTGGTAGGCCCATTGCACATATTGGGGCAGCATATGTCAGGCGAAGTGATGGTCCCTCTTGCCACGACCGAGGGCGCTTTGGTCGCTTCCTACCATCGAGGAGCCAAAGCTACTCGACTCGCAGGAGGCATCAAGACCTTGATCACGCAAGAGCAAGTTCAAAGGTGCCCAGTGTTTGTCATGGATCATCTGGGGGATGTAGCAAGCTTCCTGACTTGGCTAGTGGATTGCCTTCCAGAAATGCAACGAATCGCGCGGCAACAAACTCGATTTGGCTCCCTGATCAGCTGCGAACCACTTGTGGAGGGCAATCAGGTCATCTTGACATTGAATTTTCATACGGGCGATGCTGCCGGGCAAAATATGGTGACATTCTGTACGGAAGCGATTTGTAGGTACATCCTTGACCAATTGCCTGTACAACCCAAACGCTGGTATATCGAGAGTAACTTTTCTGGAGATAAAAAAGCCACCCAAAGGGCCATGACTCAGGCACGCGGAAAACGGGTATCTGCGGAATGTGAGCTGTCGGCTGAAGTGGTCCAGGAAGCGCTCAAGAGTACGCCAGCAGATATTGAGGCATACTGGCGAAGTAGCACGGTCAATACGGTCCAGTCTGGAGCGATTGGAACGATGGGGCATGCTGCGAATGGTCTCACGGCCTTATTTCTGGCCACTGGCCAAGATGTCGCCTGCGTGTCCGAGGCCAGTGTGGGAATTACTCGATTGGAAGAAACCGAGTCTGGCGGCCTCTACGCCACCGTCACCTTGCCCAACCTCATCGTCGGAACCGTGGGAGGAGGAACGGGACTTCCCACCCAAGGAGCCTGCTTGGAATTCATGCAATGCGCTGGGACAGGACATGCCCGAAAATTTGCCGAGATCTGCGCTGCGCTGGTATTGGCTGGAGAGCTCTCCATAGCCGCAGCCCTTGCCGCTGGTCATTTCGCACGCGCCCATCGCAGCTTGGGCCGTACCGCCAAAAAAGCTTGA
- a CDS encoding UbiA family prenyltransferase — translation MPTTHTAVNPVRSGLAKRFWQYLKERFPIQNHGLLILVFTFSVISYSLRLRGETSFISTGAFLGAIASNLVLFFVLRVMDEFKDAETDAAFRSHLPVPRGLIRLKELAIIAVIVAILHFVGLLVWFPEMMGLYLVVVGYLFLMRYEFFVGEWLTRRPVIYAWSHMLIIPLVDVFAAGFDWRMSGEFPHPGLGIFFLVSLFNGMVLEIGRKIRIPQDEAEGVITYSAQYGHGKALGMWALMLLGTFCFACWAGLFVEFSWVWFALLTVCFGAALAVGFRFYQSPTSKGAKAIERVSGIWALGMYLLLGAGPQLMSLLA, via the coding sequence ATGCCTACTACCCACACCGCAGTCAATCCTGTCAGATCAGGACTGGCCAAGAGATTCTGGCAATACCTCAAAGAGCGATTTCCGATTCAAAATCACGGCTTACTGATTTTGGTCTTTACCTTCTCTGTGATCAGTTACTCGCTTCGCCTGCGGGGAGAAACTTCATTTATCTCCACAGGCGCTTTTCTGGGGGCTATTGCCTCCAATTTGGTCCTGTTCTTCGTCCTACGGGTCATGGATGAATTCAAGGATGCCGAGACAGATGCCGCGTTTCGTTCCCATCTTCCAGTCCCGAGAGGACTTATTCGCCTCAAGGAACTCGCGATCATTGCCGTGATCGTGGCAATCCTTCACTTTGTGGGACTGCTGGTTTGGTTTCCGGAGATGATGGGACTTTATCTGGTCGTGGTAGGCTATCTCTTTCTGATGCGATACGAGTTTTTCGTAGGGGAATGGCTTACCCGCCGCCCCGTGATCTATGCGTGGTCTCACATGCTGATCATTCCGTTGGTTGATGTATTTGCGGCAGGATTTGATTGGCGGATGTCTGGTGAATTTCCCCACCCGGGACTGGGGATTTTCTTTTTGGTTTCGCTATTCAATGGAATGGTGCTTGAAATCGGACGAAAGATCCGTATTCCGCAAGATGAAGCAGAAGGCGTGATCACTTACTCTGCACAGTACGGCCATGGAAAAGCGCTTGGGATGTGGGCACTGATGCTGTTGGGAACCTTCTGCTTTGCTTGTTGGGCGGGCCTATTCGTGGAGTTTAGCTGGGTATGGTTCGCACTGTTGACGGTTTGCTTCGGCGCTGCCTTAGCGGTGGGATTTCGATTCTATCAATCCCCCACTTCCAAAGGGGCCAAGGCCATCGAACGGGTCTCCGGAATCTGGGCATTGGGCATGTACCTCTTGCTAGGTGCAGGGCCGCAATTGATGTCTTTATTGGCTTGA
- a CDS encoding PEP/pyruvate-binding domain-containing protein: protein MHFITESQIDSASLHLLGGKGAQLWQLTLLGLPVPHWGVLPFHISLDDHAESVLEELVEYFGPSARLAIRSSATDEDGSQLSFAGMYTTLLHVPIHQAISAIQEVRESVFAAEAHAYRQANETHTPAKMSVIIQEMVAADVSGVAFGLDPVSGNRQGRVINAVFGLGEGLVSGKLPADTFRWEQGSWHAQVVDKSVMVQPEDSDQLGVRLGKVPADLRRLPTLSSAKLTELRQLLDLLEKEWGRPQDVEFAYQGDRLQVLQARPVTGLDQLPDRTAKPRVWDNSNIVESYPGQTLPLTFSFILRMYEGVYRQLSLLFGISQKVLDQHAGIYRNMLGLMKGRVYYNLRSWYEALALLPGYSLNARYMETMMGVQERFDVDKRQGGKWYGWLGIGRMVARMVFAWRRLPKETRKFQQHLAAVLEEYKTVDWNRKSIEEILAGIVAFEGKLLTKWKPPMVNDFFAMIFFGLLKKSVEGVGPEIPVNLHNDLLCGASDIVSTEPIDRMLALSEMIQQDPHWHESFQNLSPEILWSSLKLQDSSPLMVAIQAYLDKFGDRCIGELKLESIPYQDHPEAMISMLQSFVRQGLKPTTAAEGKGKVIRSKAEKILNERTRSRPFKRWMIGGLLRNTRRLVSNRENLRFARTLAFGTVRMLYRELGRKLWVENLLNDREDIFYLTQQEITGFVEGTAIDVDLKGLVEFRKRQYAIWSDQQPDPRFRTYGPVHTQRVFKGEMSPSDAPAELTGIGCCPGVVRARVRMVHHPKDLKDLAGDILVCISTDPGWVPLFPTAAGLLVARGSLLSHAAIVAREMGKPCIVGIDGLMQGIQTGDWVEMDGATGQIRRIDPPTETEPIDSTPSTSYHHVETH from the coding sequence ATGCATTTTATCACAGAATCTCAAATAGATAGCGCTTCCTTGCACTTGCTTGGAGGCAAAGGAGCCCAATTGTGGCAACTTACGCTGCTTGGATTGCCCGTCCCGCATTGGGGAGTTCTGCCATTCCACATTTCTCTGGATGATCACGCAGAATCCGTGCTAGAAGAGTTGGTGGAATATTTCGGTCCATCTGCACGATTGGCTATTCGGTCCTCTGCAACCGATGAGGATGGAAGTCAATTGTCGTTTGCAGGTATGTACACCACCTTGTTGCATGTACCCATCCATCAGGCGATTTCTGCCATCCAGGAGGTGCGGGAATCGGTGTTTGCTGCTGAAGCCCACGCTTACAGGCAGGCGAATGAAACTCACACACCTGCAAAAATGAGTGTCATCATTCAAGAGATGGTGGCCGCAGATGTATCTGGCGTGGCATTCGGATTGGACCCTGTCTCCGGCAATCGACAAGGACGAGTCATCAATGCGGTATTTGGTCTGGGGGAAGGATTGGTGTCCGGCAAACTTCCCGCCGATACGTTTCGATGGGAACAGGGAAGTTGGCATGCACAAGTTGTTGACAAGTCTGTCATGGTGCAGCCTGAGGATTCCGACCAGCTAGGGGTTAGGTTGGGCAAAGTACCAGCGGATTTGCGACGGTTACCCACCTTGTCGTCAGCAAAACTTACGGAACTTCGCCAATTGTTAGACCTGTTGGAAAAGGAATGGGGGAGGCCTCAAGATGTGGAATTTGCCTACCAAGGGGACCGATTGCAGGTGTTGCAGGCACGTCCAGTCACAGGACTTGATCAATTGCCCGATCGGACTGCCAAGCCAAGGGTCTGGGATAATTCCAATATCGTGGAGTCCTATCCCGGACAGACGCTGCCATTGACTTTTTCCTTCATTCTGAGGATGTACGAAGGCGTTTATCGGCAGCTTAGTCTCCTTTTTGGAATCTCCCAAAAGGTCCTCGACCAACATGCAGGGATTTACCGAAACATGCTGGGACTGATGAAAGGCCGAGTGTACTACAATCTCCGCAGTTGGTATGAAGCATTGGCACTGCTACCGGGCTATTCCCTCAATGCCCGATACATGGAAACGATGATGGGAGTGCAGGAGCGATTTGATGTGGACAAGCGTCAGGGAGGAAAATGGTATGGTTGGTTGGGAATTGGCCGAATGGTCGCAAGGATGGTGTTTGCTTGGCGACGTCTGCCGAAGGAAACCCGAAAATTTCAGCAACATCTGGCGGCGGTTCTGGAGGAATACAAAACGGTGGATTGGAATCGAAAATCCATCGAGGAGATTTTGGCGGGAATTGTCGCATTCGAAGGAAAGCTCCTGACGAAATGGAAGCCTCCAATGGTCAATGATTTCTTTGCGATGATCTTTTTCGGCCTGCTGAAGAAATCGGTGGAGGGAGTAGGCCCTGAGATACCGGTCAATCTGCACAATGATTTGCTCTGTGGGGCATCTGATATTGTTTCGACCGAACCCATCGACCGAATGTTGGCATTGTCCGAGATGATTCAGCAAGACCCTCATTGGCACGAATCCTTCCAAAACCTTTCCCCAGAGATACTTTGGAGTTCACTCAAACTGCAGGACTCCTCACCATTGATGGTGGCCATTCAGGCATATCTCGACAAGTTTGGAGACCGCTGCATCGGCGAATTGAAATTGGAATCGATTCCTTACCAAGATCATCCCGAGGCAATGATATCTATGCTCCAGTCATTCGTTCGGCAGGGATTGAAGCCCACGACTGCTGCTGAAGGAAAAGGCAAAGTCATTCGGTCAAAAGCCGAGAAAATTCTGAATGAGCGTACTCGGAGCCGCCCCTTCAAGCGATGGATGATTGGGGGATTGCTCAGAAACACGCGGCGATTGGTCAGCAATAGAGAGAATCTGCGATTCGCCAGAACCTTGGCTTTTGGGACTGTCAGAATGCTCTATCGGGAATTGGGCCGCAAACTTTGGGTGGAGAATCTATTGAATGACCGCGAGGACATCTTTTACCTTACCCAGCAGGAGATTACAGGTTTTGTAGAGGGAACAGCTATCGATGTAGACCTCAAGGGACTCGTGGAATTCCGAAAGCGCCAATACGCAATCTGGTCTGATCAACAACCCGATCCTCGATTCCGGACTTATGGTCCCGTCCATACCCAGCGAGTCTTCAAGGGGGAGATGAGCCCTTCAGATGCTCCCGCCGAACTGACCGGAATCGGATGCTGCCCCGGAGTTGTGCGTGCAAGGGTCCGCATGGTCCACCATCCCAAGGATTTGAAAGATTTGGCTGGGGATATTTTGGTGTGTATCAGCACCGATCCGGGGTGGGTTCCCTTGTTCCCTACAGCAGCGGGACTGCTGGTTGCGAGAGGCAGCTTGCTGAGTCATGCCGCTATTGTTGCGCGAGAGATGGGTAAACCCTGCATTGTGGGTATTGATGGATTGATGCAAGGGATCCAAACGGGAGATTGGGTCGAAATGGATGGCGCCACTGGACAGATTCGCAGAATCGATCCTCCTACTGAGACTGAACCAATTGATTCCACCCCTTCAACTTCCTACCATCATGTCGAAACTCACTGA
- a CDS encoding DUF3419 family protein, which yields MSKLTDQVDFSLIRYASCWEDAERLVQGLEIEPHHRVLSVASAGDNSLSLLTAGPRLVKAVDVSMPQLYLTELKRAAFAWLSYEEMMALLGFEESEKRWSIYQYLRPRLHANTRTYWDDHRTLIEKGLIYQGKLEQYFKLFSTRVLPWIHGPRTVNALFDQKTETQQAEFFRKVWNTWRWRTCFRIFFSKWVMGKIGRDPAFLEQVEVPVSTFILNQAARHLADPYCVENPFLRMIMTGSFDEFLPHYVKRIHFDQIKAQIYSLEIESGYVQDHAAEEAFDRFNLSNIFEYVDGDTFRAISDKLLRHATPRSRFAYWNLMVPRSLQTLFPAEVQLIQTPFHRPDDGFFYRSFEVVERLALPQTDRISTSHTQNLSP from the coding sequence ATGTCGAAACTCACTGATCAGGTTGATTTCAGCCTTATCCGATACGCTTCCTGCTGGGAAGATGCGGAAAGGCTCGTCCAAGGCTTGGAGATCGAGCCGCATCACCGCGTCTTGTCGGTGGCCTCCGCTGGTGACAATAGCCTCTCCTTGCTGACGGCAGGTCCTAGATTGGTCAAAGCAGTGGATGTGAGTATGCCTCAACTCTACTTGACGGAGTTGAAGCGGGCAGCATTTGCGTGGTTGTCCTATGAGGAAATGATGGCGTTGTTGGGGTTTGAGGAATCGGAAAAACGATGGAGTATCTACCAATATCTTAGGCCTCGTTTGCATGCCAATACGCGCACGTATTGGGACGACCATCGAACACTCATCGAGAAGGGCCTCATTTATCAAGGGAAATTAGAACAGTATTTCAAGCTGTTTTCAACCAGGGTATTGCCTTGGATTCATGGACCTCGAACCGTTAATGCCCTTTTCGACCAAAAGACAGAGACCCAGCAAGCGGAATTTTTCAGGAAGGTATGGAACACGTGGAGGTGGCGGACTTGCTTTCGGATATTCTTCAGTAAATGGGTGATGGGCAAAATAGGCCGAGATCCTGCTTTTCTGGAGCAAGTGGAAGTTCCGGTTTCGACCTTCATCTTGAATCAGGCCGCCCGACATTTGGCTGATCCCTACTGCGTGGAGAATCCTTTCCTCCGAATGATCATGACAGGGAGCTTTGATGAATTTCTGCCACACTATGTCAAGCGCATCCATTTCGACCAAATCAAAGCCCAGATCTATTCGCTGGAAATTGAATCAGGATACGTCCAAGATCATGCGGCTGAAGAAGCATTTGACCGATTTAATCTATCCAACATCTTCGAATACGTGGATGGCGATACCTTCCGTGCCATCTCCGACAAGCTCCTGAGGCATGCTACTCCCAGAAGTAGGTTTGCCTACTGGAATCTCATGGTTCCAAGGTCCTTGCAGACGCTTTTTCCAGCGGAAGTTCAATTGATCCAGACTCCGTTCCATCGACCTGATGATGGCTTCTTTTACCGGAGCTTCGAGGTGGTGGAGCGATTGGCACTTCCCCAAACAGACCGAATCTCTACGTCTCACACCCAAAATCTCTCGCCATGA
- a CDS encoding AMP-binding protein produces MAKSPVTLDAPVDLQDANVVHLFLRQASRHGDRIALIDRDGTQISYRTLADQIRQTASAFHRKGVRRGDRMLVFIPMSIDLYRTVLALFYLGATAVFLDEWVSIKRLSICCDLVKCRGLIAGAKLRFVAWWLPPLRRLAIRIGSEYAQSETPHPASAEVSSEDTALITFTTGSTGIPKAADRTHAFLNAQFEALFSEIQPKAGEVAMPALPIVLLINLAAGATSVIADVPATQPHRMKPEKVARQLRDHQVKRLTCSPLLVDRLATWAINSQEAFPDLKQIFTGGAPVFPEMAARFKRAFPHADIRVAYGSTEAEPISLATVGQVLEYDLPGKGLCVGHIHKRTKLSIQPVDDQAWPSLTSQEWKNRELKAGQVGEIVVAGPHVLTRYIDNPEAWNRQKVRVGQQIWHRTGDAGFISASGLLYLVGRCNQLIETSEYMIAPFVVESQLSALLGISVGTVLELNGEIWIAVECAKELPAQTLEAMKSIIPSSAGYLSLQTIPRDPRHQGKIDYGKLSQHLVKHIGKAHRWNR; encoded by the coding sequence ATGGCTAAATCCCCAGTTACACTAGACGCTCCGGTGGATCTGCAAGATGCCAATGTGGTTCATCTTTTCCTTCGACAAGCTTCACGGCATGGCGACCGGATTGCCTTGATCGACCGAGATGGAACCCAGATTTCCTATCGGACCCTTGCTGACCAAATTCGTCAAACGGCTTCGGCCTTTCATCGAAAAGGTGTTCGACGCGGGGATCGCATGCTGGTGTTCATTCCCATGTCCATTGATCTATATCGGACTGTATTGGCCTTGTTTTATCTGGGGGCAACAGCGGTATTTCTGGATGAATGGGTGAGTATCAAACGGCTCTCAATCTGTTGCGACTTGGTCAAGTGTAGAGGTCTCATTGCTGGAGCTAAATTGAGATTTGTGGCGTGGTGGCTTCCTCCGCTTAGAAGATTGGCCATCCGCATAGGCTCAGAATATGCCCAATCTGAAACGCCTCATCCTGCATCCGCGGAAGTTTCCTCCGAAGACACAGCCCTGATCACATTTACGACAGGCAGTACTGGAATTCCCAAGGCGGCGGACCGTACCCATGCATTTCTGAATGCCCAGTTTGAAGCCCTTTTTAGTGAGATTCAACCCAAAGCAGGGGAGGTGGCCATGCCAGCTCTCCCGATCGTTTTGCTGATCAATCTTGCCGCTGGGGCAACCTCTGTCATTGCAGATGTGCCTGCCACGCAACCCCATCGAATGAAGCCAGAGAAGGTCGCTCGGCAGCTACGTGATCATCAGGTTAAGCGCTTGACATGCTCTCCTTTATTGGTGGACCGCTTGGCAACCTGGGCGATAAATTCTCAGGAAGCCTTTCCCGATTTGAAGCAGATTTTCACGGGAGGAGCTCCTGTTTTTCCAGAAATGGCAGCCCGTTTCAAACGAGCTTTCCCACACGCGGATATTCGGGTGGCCTATGGCTCCACTGAGGCAGAGCCGATCAGTCTTGCGACCGTCGGTCAGGTTTTGGAGTATGACCTTCCCGGAAAGGGGCTCTGCGTAGGCCATATCCACAAGCGAACCAAGTTGTCTATTCAGCCTGTAGATGATCAGGCTTGGCCATCTCTGACTTCCCAAGAATGGAAAAATCGGGAATTAAAAGCTGGACAGGTTGGTGAGATTGTGGTCGCTGGCCCGCATGTGCTAACTCGGTACATTGACAATCCTGAGGCGTGGAACCGTCAAAAGGTGAGGGTTGGGCAACAAATATGGCACAGGACGGGAGATGCAGGGTTTATTTCAGCGTCAGGGTTGCTCTATCTGGTAGGTAGATGTAATCAGCTGATCGAAACTTCGGAGTACATGATTGCTCCATTTGTGGTGGAATCTCAGTTGTCGGCGCTTCTGGGAATTTCTGTGGGAACTGTGCTGGAGTTGAATGGGGAAATTTGGATAGCGGTTGAATGCGCGAAGGAATTGCCTGCCCAAACCTTGGAGGCCATGAAGTCCATTATTCCTAGTTCTGCTGGCTATTTGTCGTTACAGACAATTCCTCGTGATCCACGGCATCAAGGAAAAATCGACTATGGGAAACTGTCCCAACACCTAGTCAAGCATATTGGAAAAGCCCATCGTTGGAACCGCTAA
- the cobA gene encoding uroporphyrinogen-III C-methyltransferase, whose amino-acid sequence MTLRTTPFESTPQSSASSSLSTPRITLVGAGPGDPELITLKGVKALQSADVVLYDALANPALLEYLPRNAKRIFVGKRADRHRFSQQEIQFLMVEHAYQHGHVVRLKGGDPFIFGRGYEELEFAKACDIPVEIIPGISSSTSLPGLEQVPLTCRGINESFWVVTGTTQDLALSKDLELAAQSSATVVILMGIRRIREITQVFADHGQSDTPAMVIQHGSLPNKRSVVGTVHTLADQVIAEKIGTPGIIVIGETVGLHPAFQSARKRIIQQMIQS is encoded by the coding sequence ATGACCCTACGTACCACTCCCTTCGAATCCACGCCGCAATCCTCAGCGTCGTCTTCTCTATCTACCCCTAGGATTACGCTAGTAGGAGCCGGTCCAGGAGACCCAGAGTTGATTACACTTAAAGGAGTGAAAGCACTCCAATCCGCCGATGTGGTCCTATATGACGCCCTCGCCAATCCCGCACTACTCGAGTATCTCCCGCGGAATGCGAAGCGAATTTTTGTGGGGAAGCGTGCAGATCGTCACCGATTCTCCCAACAAGAAATACAGTTCCTCATGGTCGAGCATGCCTACCAACATGGCCATGTCGTCCGACTCAAAGGCGGCGATCCATTTATTTTCGGGCGTGGGTACGAAGAGTTGGAATTTGCCAAGGCATGCGATATCCCAGTAGAGATCATTCCGGGGATTTCCAGTAGCACAAGCTTACCGGGTTTGGAACAGGTACCGCTTACCTGTAGAGGGATCAATGAAAGCTTTTGGGTGGTGACGGGAACTACGCAGGATTTGGCATTATCGAAAGATCTTGAACTAGCGGCACAATCGTCGGCTACAGTGGTCATTCTTATGGGAATTCGCCGAATCAGGGAGATTACTCAGGTTTTTGCTGACCACGGACAATCGGATACGCCTGCGATGGTCATTCAACATGGATCACTTCCCAACAAACGATCCGTTGTCGGAACCGTCCATACCCTGGCCGACCAAGTGATTGCAGAAAAGATCGGTACACCCGGGATCATTGTCATTGGCGAGACCGTGGGACTGCATCCAGCTTTTCAGTCGGCTCGAAAGAGAATCATTCAGCAGATGATTCAATCGTGA